A single region of the Mycobacterium avium subsp. avium genome encodes:
- a CDS encoding helix-turn-helix domain-containing protein, producing MTAPRLYRPSPPLAEHIEYFGYWRGDEALGVHTSRALPRGAVTAIIDVGGRTDLGFYASDARTPLTVPPAFAAGAGATAYVVRVAPAHTVMTIHFRPAGALAFLGSPLSDLEDALVGLEDLWGRDAALLREQLIDAGSPPRRVALLQAFLVRRMRRNAVWPPARLAPVLRGADLDPSMRVSKAQELSGLSRKRFAALFRCEVGLSPKAYLRVRRLQAALRALDTPARGATIAADLGYFDQAHFVREFRAFTGATPTQYARRRSSMPGHVELAR from the coding sequence ATGACTGCTCCGCGGTTGTACCGGCCGAGCCCGCCGCTCGCCGAGCACATCGAGTATTTCGGTTACTGGCGCGGCGACGAGGCCTTGGGGGTGCATACCAGCCGGGCGCTGCCGCGCGGCGCGGTCACCGCGATCATCGACGTCGGCGGCCGCACCGACCTCGGCTTCTACGCCTCGGATGCCCGCACGCCGCTGACGGTCCCGCCCGCCTTCGCCGCCGGGGCGGGCGCGACGGCCTACGTCGTGCGGGTCGCCCCCGCCCACACCGTGATGACCATCCACTTCCGGCCCGCCGGGGCGCTGGCATTCCTGGGTTCCCCGCTGAGCGATCTGGAGGATGCGCTGGTTGGCCTCGAAGACCTCTGGGGCCGGGACGCGGCGCTGCTGCGCGAGCAACTCATCGACGCCGGCTCGCCACCGCGCCGCGTGGCGCTGCTGCAGGCGTTTCTGGTCCGCCGGATGCGCCGCAACGCCGTGTGGCCGCCTGCGCGCCTGGCGCCGGTGTTGCGCGGCGCGGATCTCGACCCGTCCATGCGCGTCTCGAAAGCCCAAGAGCTGAGCGGTCTTTCGCGTAAGCGGTTCGCCGCGCTGTTCCGCTGCGAGGTCGGCCTGTCACCGAAGGCCTATCTTCGGGTGCGCCGGCTGCAGGCCGCGCTGCGCGCGCTCGACACCCCGGCGCGGGGCGCGACGATCGCGGCCGACCTCGGCTACTTCGATCAGGCCCACTTCGTGCGCGAGTTCCGCGCCTTCACCGGCGCCACCCCCACCCAGTACGCGCGGCGACGCTCGTCGATGCCCGGTCACGTCGAACTCGCCCGGTGA
- the embB gene encoding arabinosyltransferase EmbB, which translates to MSVSTVGGDVRVTRWVATIAGLIGFVLSVATPLLPVVQTTATLNWPQGGQLNSVTAPLISLTPVDLTATVPCSLVRDLPPGGGVILSTGPKKGKDAALNALFVVAHGKRVDVTDRNVVIASASRDQVAGAGCSRIEIASTRAGTFATFVGLTDPAGKPLGGGFPDPNLRPQIVGVFTDLTGPAPAGLKLSATIDTRFSTTPTTLKLAAMVTAILATIVALVALWRLDQLDGHRMRRLIPANWRTFTLADVAVIFGFVLWHVIGANSSDDGYILGMARVADRAGYMSNYFRWFGSPEDPFGWYYNLLALMTHVSDASLWMRLPDLFAGIVCWLLLSREVLPRLGPAVAASRPANWAAGMVLLTAWMPFDNGLRPEPIIALGSLVTYVLIERSMRYSRLTPAALAVITAAFTLGVQPTGLIAVAALVAGGRPILRILVRRHRVVGTWPLVAPMLAAGTVILTVVFADQTLATVLEATRIRTAIGPSQAWYTENLRYYYLILPTVDGSLSRRFGFLITALCLFTAVFIMLRRKRIPGVARGPAWRLMGVIFGTMFFLMFTPTKWVHHFGLFAAVGAAMAALTTVLVSPAVLRWSRNRMAFLAALLFMMALCFATTNGWWYVSSYGVPFNSTMPKIGGITVSTVFFSMFVAAALYAIWLHFASREHGEGRLARALTAAPVPLAAGFMALVFIASMVAGIVRQYPTYSNAWDNLREFSGGCGLADDVLVEPDSNVGYMTPLGGDYGPLGPLGGQHPVGFSPNGVPEHTVAEAIRITPNQPGTDYDWDAPTKLSAPGINGSTVPLPYGLDAARVPLAGSYTTGAQQQSRLTSAWYRLPAPDDGHPLVVVTAAGKIAGNSVLHHHTDGQTVVLEYGRPGPGGDIVPAGRLVPYDLYGEQPKAWRNLRFARSDMPADTVAVRVVAEDLSLTPEDWIAVTPPRVPEMRSLQEYVGSTQPVLMDWAVGLAFPCQQPMLHVNGVTEIPKFRITPDYTAKKMDTDTWEDGTNGGLLGITDLLLRAHVMSTYLSHDWGRDWGSLRRFETIADAHPAQLDLGTATRTGWWSPGPIRIKP; encoded by the coding sequence ATGAGCGTTTCGACCGTCGGCGGCGACGTGCGGGTGACGCGCTGGGTGGCGACCATCGCCGGGCTGATCGGGTTCGTGCTGTCGGTCGCCACCCCGCTGCTGCCCGTCGTGCAGACCACCGCGACGCTGAACTGGCCGCAGGGCGGTCAGTTGAACAGCGTTACCGCACCGCTGATTTCGCTCACCCCGGTGGACCTGACCGCGACGGTGCCCTGCTCGTTGGTGCGCGACCTGCCGCCCGGGGGCGGGGTGATCCTGTCCACCGGGCCCAAGAAGGGCAAGGACGCCGCGCTCAACGCGTTGTTCGTCGTCGCCCACGGCAAGCGCGTCGACGTCACCGACCGCAACGTGGTGATCGCCAGCGCATCCCGGGATCAGGTGGCCGGAGCCGGGTGTTCCCGCATCGAGATCGCCTCGACCCGCGCCGGCACCTTCGCCACCTTCGTCGGGCTCACCGACCCGGCGGGCAAACCACTCGGCGGCGGATTCCCCGACCCCAACCTGCGGCCCCAGATCGTCGGCGTGTTCACCGACCTGACCGGGCCCGCCCCGGCCGGCCTGAAGCTGTCGGCGACCATCGACACCCGATTCTCCACCACGCCAACCACTTTGAAGCTGGCGGCGATGGTGACGGCGATCCTGGCCACCATCGTCGCGCTGGTCGCGCTGTGGCGGCTCGACCAGCTGGACGGGCACCGGATGCGCCGGCTCATTCCGGCGAACTGGCGCACGTTCACCCTGGCCGACGTCGCGGTGATCTTCGGGTTCGTGCTCTGGCACGTGATCGGGGCGAACTCGTCGGACGACGGCTACATCCTGGGCATGGCCCGGGTGGCCGACCGCGCCGGCTACATGTCGAACTACTTCCGCTGGTTCGGCAGCCCCGAGGATCCGTTCGGCTGGTACTACAACCTGCTGGCGCTGATGACGCATGTCAGCGACGCCAGCCTGTGGATGCGGTTGCCGGACCTGTTCGCCGGAATCGTGTGCTGGCTGTTGCTGTCCCGCGAGGTGCTGCCCCGGCTGGGACCGGCGGTGGCCGCCAGCAGGCCGGCCAACTGGGCGGCGGGCATGGTGTTGCTGACGGCGTGGATGCCGTTCGACAACGGGCTGCGCCCCGAGCCGATCATCGCGCTGGGATCGCTGGTCACCTATGTGCTGATCGAGCGTTCGATGCGCTACAGCCGGCTCACCCCGGCCGCGCTGGCCGTCATCACGGCCGCCTTCACGCTGGGCGTGCAGCCCACCGGCCTGATCGCGGTGGCCGCGTTGGTCGCCGGTGGTCGCCCGATCCTGCGCATTCTGGTCCGCCGGCACCGGGTGGTGGGCACCTGGCCGCTGGTGGCGCCCATGCTGGCCGCCGGCACGGTGATCCTGACGGTGGTGTTCGCCGACCAGACGCTGGCAACGGTGTTGGAAGCCACCAGGATTCGCACCGCGATCGGACCCAGCCAGGCCTGGTACACCGAGAACCTGCGCTACTACTACTTGATCCTGCCCACCGTCGACGGCTCGCTGTCCCGGCGGTTCGGCTTCCTGATCACCGCGCTGTGCCTGTTCACCGCGGTGTTCATCATGTTGCGGCGCAAGCGAATTCCCGGGGTGGCCCGCGGGCCGGCGTGGCGGCTGATGGGTGTCATCTTCGGCACCATGTTCTTTTTGATGTTCACCCCCACCAAGTGGGTGCACCATTTCGGCCTGTTCGCCGCGGTGGGGGCGGCGATGGCCGCGCTGACCACCGTGCTGGTGTCGCCGGCGGTGCTGCGCTGGTCGCGCAACCGGATGGCGTTCTTGGCCGCGCTGCTGTTCATGATGGCGCTGTGCTTCGCCACCACCAACGGCTGGTGGTATGTGTCCAGCTACGGGGTGCCGTTCAACAGCACCATGCCGAAGATCGGCGGAATCACGGTCAGCACAGTCTTTTTCTCGATGTTCGTCGCGGCCGCGCTGTACGCGATCTGGTTGCACTTCGCCTCCCGGGAGCACGGCGAGGGCCGGCTGGCCCGGGCGCTGACGGCAGCGCCGGTGCCCCTCGCGGCCGGCTTCATGGCGCTGGTGTTCATCGCGTCGATGGTGGCCGGCATCGTCCGCCAGTACCCCACCTACTCCAACGCCTGGGACAACCTGCGCGAGTTCAGCGGCGGCTGCGGACTGGCCGACGACGTGCTCGTCGAACCGGACAGCAACGTCGGCTACATGACGCCGCTCGGCGGCGATTACGGGCCGCTGGGCCCGCTGGGCGGCCAGCACCCGGTGGGCTTCTCCCCGAACGGGGTGCCCGAACACACTGTCGCCGAAGCGATTCGGATCACCCCCAACCAGCCCGGCACCGACTACGACTGGGACGCGCCGACCAAGCTGAGCGCGCCGGGCATCAACGGCTCGACCGTGCCGCTGCCGTACGGCCTGGACGCCGCCCGGGTGCCGCTGGCCGGCAGCTACACCACCGGGGCGCAACAGCAGAGCCGGCTGACCTCGGCGTGGTACCGGCTGCCCGCACCCGATGACGGTCACCCGCTGGTGGTGGTGACCGCCGCTGGCAAGATCGCCGGCAACAGCGTGCTGCACCACCACACCGACGGGCAGACCGTGGTGCTCGAGTACGGCCGGCCCGGGCCCGGCGGTGACATCGTGCCCGCCGGCCGGCTGGTGCCCTACGACCTGTACGGCGAGCAGCCCAAGGCCTGGCGCAACCTGCGCTTCGCCCGCTCCGACATGCCCGCGGACACCGTGGCCGTGCGGGTGGTGGCCGAGGACCTGTCGCTGACGCCGGAGGACTGGATCGCGGTGACCCCGCCGCGGGTGCCCGAGATGCGCTCGCTGCAGGAGTACGTCGGCTCGACCCAGCCGGTGCTGATGGACTGGGCGGTGGGGCTGGCCTTCCCCTGCCAGCAGCCGATGCTGCACGTCAACGGGGTCACCGAGATCCCCAAGTTCCGCATCACCCCGGATTACACCGCCAAGAAGATGGACACCGACACCTGGGAGGACGGCACCAACGGGGGCCTGCTGGGGATCACCGACCTGCTGCTGCGGGCGCACGTGATGTCGACGTACCTGTCGCACGACTGGGGCCGGGACTGGGGATCGTTGCGCCGGTTCGAAACGATCGCCGATGCGCATCCCGCGCAACTCGATCTGGGCACCGCGACCCGCACCGGTTGGTGGTCGCCGGGCCCGATACGAATAAAACCATAA
- a CDS encoding acyl-CoA dehydrogenase family protein yields the protein MSDYAVEAVDRLPFSTAEKSQRYATENYCGAVGLNWYDTDPTLQFTMSYYLQPDELALAERHLSRIGELMGGPVARWAEETDRNPPRLERYDRWGHDISRVVMPPSFVQSKRAVLEAQRALRTEARAAKMSSSLPLFASNYLLNQADIGMGCALGTGGGMVQSLVAAYAPADVREHVLAKFASGEWAGETAQLLTERTGGSDLGALETTATRHGDSWLLNGFKWFASNCAGEAFIVLAKPEGAPDNSRGVANFLVLRTRRDGSRNGVRVRRLKDKLGTRSVASGEVEFVDAEAFLLSGEPTDGAASDGKGLGRMMELTNAARLGIALFGLGNARRALVESLCYARQRRAFGGALIDKPLMRRKLAELIVDVEAAQAMVFDGTGATNHRQPRGMRQRIAVPVTKLRVCRLGITAASDAIEIHGGNGYIENWPVARLLRDAQVNTIWEGPDNILCLDVRRGIEQTRAHETLLARLRDAVSVADDDEATRLVAGRIEDLDAAITAWGKLDKPLAEARLFALAQFMGDIYGGALLVEQAAWERATRGGDRKALVARLYAQRYLADRGALRGIDADSDEALQRFDELVDGAFRP from the coding sequence ATGAGCGACTACGCCGTCGAGGCGGTGGATCGGCTGCCCTTTTCCACCGCGGAGAAATCCCAGCGCTACGCGACCGAGAACTACTGCGGGGCCGTGGGTCTCAACTGGTATGACACCGATCCGACGCTGCAGTTCACCATGTCCTACTACCTGCAGCCCGACGAGCTGGCGCTGGCCGAGCGGCATCTGTCGCGCATCGGTGAGCTGATGGGCGGCCCGGTGGCCCGCTGGGCCGAGGAGACCGACCGCAACCCGCCCCGGCTGGAGCGCTACGACCGGTGGGGCCACGACATCAGCCGGGTGGTGATGCCGCCGTCCTTCGTCCAGTCCAAGCGGGCCGTGCTGGAGGCCCAGCGGGCGCTGCGCACCGAAGCGCGGGCGGCGAAGATGAGCTCGTCGCTGCCGCTGTTCGCCTCGAATTACCTGCTCAACCAAGCCGATATCGGGATGGGGTGTGCGTTGGGCACCGGCGGCGGCATGGTGCAGTCGCTGGTGGCCGCCTACGCGCCCGCCGATGTGCGCGAGCACGTGCTGGCCAAGTTCGCCTCCGGGGAGTGGGCCGGTGAGACCGCGCAACTGCTCACCGAGCGCACCGGCGGCTCCGACCTGGGCGCGCTGGAGACCACCGCGACGCGCCACGGCGACAGCTGGCTGCTCAACGGCTTCAAGTGGTTCGCCTCCAACTGCGCCGGAGAGGCGTTCATCGTACTGGCCAAACCCGAAGGCGCACCGGACAATTCGCGTGGCGTGGCCAACTTCCTGGTGCTGCGCACCCGCCGCGACGGTTCCCGCAACGGGGTGCGGGTGCGCCGGCTGAAGGACAAGCTCGGCACCCGCTCGGTGGCCTCCGGCGAGGTCGAGTTCGTCGACGCCGAGGCGTTCCTGCTGTCCGGCGAGCCCACCGACGGCGCCGCGTCGGACGGCAAGGGGCTGGGCCGGATGATGGAGCTGACCAACGCCGCGCGGCTGGGCATCGCGTTGTTCGGGCTCGGCAACGCGCGCCGCGCCCTGGTCGAGTCGCTGTGTTACGCGCGGCAGCGCCGGGCGTTCGGCGGCGCGCTGATCGACAAGCCGCTGATGCGGCGCAAGCTCGCCGAGCTGATCGTCGACGTCGAGGCGGCGCAGGCGATGGTGTTCGACGGCACCGGCGCCACCAACCATCGCCAGCCGCGCGGCATGCGCCAGCGCATCGCGGTGCCGGTCACCAAGCTCCGGGTGTGCCGGCTGGGCATCACCGCGGCCTCGGATGCGATCGAGATCCACGGCGGCAACGGCTACATCGAAAACTGGCCGGTGGCAAGGCTTTTGCGAGACGCCCAGGTCAACACCATCTGGGAGGGCCCGGACAACATCCTGTGCCTGGATGTGCGGCGCGGCATCGAGCAGACCCGGGCGCACGAGACGCTGCTGGCCCGGCTGCGCGATGCGGTGTCGGTGGCCGACGACGACGAAGCCACCCGCCTGGTGGCCGGCCGGATCGAGGACCTGGACGCGGCGATCACCGCCTGGGGCAAGCTCGACAAGCCGCTGGCCGAGGCGCGGCTGTTCGCGCTGGCCCAATTCATGGGTGACATCTACGGCGGCGCGTTGCTGGTCGAGCAGGCCGCCTGGGAGCGGGCCACCCGTGGCGGTGACCGCAAGGCGCTGGTCGCGCGGCTCTACGCGCAGCGCTACCTCGCCGACCGGGGCGCGCTGCGCGGCATCGACGCCGACTCCGACGAGGCGTTGCAGCGCTTCGACGAACTGGTCGACGGCGCGTTCCGTCCCTAG
- a CDS encoding acyl-CoA carboxylase subunit beta: MAPAPIQHTTAEKLAELYRRLELAKEPGGEKAAAKRDKKGIPSARARIHALVDPGTFLETGALAKTPNDPNALYGDGCVTGHAMIDGRPVGVFSHDQTVFQGTVGEMFGRKVARLMEWCAMVGCPIIGIQDSGGARIQDAVTSLAWYAELGRRHEALSGLVPQISLIFGKCAGGAVYSPIQDDLLVSVRDQGYFFVTGPDVIREVTGEEVTLDELGGSDAQARYGNIHHVVNTEAEAFQYVREYLSFLPSNCFDQPPIVNPGLEPEITPTDLELDSIVPDSDNMSYDMHEILLRIFDDGDFLEVAAQHGPAIITGYARVDGHPVGVIANQPMHLSGSIDNEASDKAARFIRFCDAFNIPLVFVVDTPGFLPGAEEEKRGIIKRGGRFLYSVVEADVPKVTITVRKSYGGAYAVMGSRQLTADFNFAWPTARIAVIGAEGAAQLLMKRFPDPTTPEAQQIKKDFIEGYNLNMAIPWTAAERGFIDAVIDPHETRLLLRKSLKLLRDKQLWFRVARKHGLIPV, encoded by the coding sequence ATGGCGCCGGCCCCCATCCAGCACACCACCGCCGAGAAGCTGGCCGAGCTGTACCGCCGGCTGGAGTTGGCCAAGGAGCCCGGAGGCGAGAAGGCCGCCGCCAAGCGGGACAAGAAGGGCATCCCCAGCGCCCGGGCCCGCATCCACGCGCTGGTCGATCCGGGCACCTTCCTGGAGACAGGGGCGCTGGCCAAGACACCCAACGACCCCAACGCCCTCTACGGCGACGGCTGCGTCACCGGCCACGCCATGATCGACGGCCGGCCGGTCGGGGTATTCTCCCACGACCAGACGGTGTTCCAGGGCACGGTCGGCGAGATGTTCGGCCGCAAGGTGGCCCGGCTGATGGAGTGGTGCGCCATGGTCGGCTGCCCGATCATCGGCATCCAGGACTCCGGCGGCGCCCGCATCCAGGACGCGGTCACCTCGCTGGCCTGGTACGCCGAGCTGGGCCGCCGGCACGAGGCATTGAGCGGGCTGGTGCCGCAGATCTCGCTGATCTTCGGCAAATGCGCTGGGGGAGCGGTGTATTCGCCGATCCAGGACGACCTGCTGGTCTCGGTGCGCGATCAGGGCTACTTCTTCGTCACCGGCCCGGACGTGATCCGGGAGGTCACCGGCGAGGAGGTCACCCTCGACGAGCTCGGCGGCTCCGACGCGCAGGCCCGATACGGCAACATCCACCACGTGGTCAACACCGAGGCCGAGGCGTTCCAGTACGTGCGGGAGTACCTGTCCTTCCTGCCGTCCAACTGCTTCGACCAGCCGCCGATCGTCAACCCCGGGCTGGAGCCCGAGATCACGCCGACCGACCTCGAGCTCGACTCGATCGTGCCGGACTCGGACAACATGTCCTACGACATGCACGAGATCCTGCTGCGGATCTTCGACGACGGCGACTTCCTCGAGGTGGCCGCCCAGCACGGCCCGGCCATCATCACCGGCTACGCCCGCGTCGACGGCCACCCCGTGGGCGTGATCGCCAACCAGCCCATGCACCTGTCCGGGTCGATCGACAACGAGGCCTCGGACAAGGCCGCGCGGTTCATCCGGTTCTGCGACGCGTTCAACATCCCGCTGGTCTTCGTGGTGGACACGCCCGGCTTTCTGCCCGGGGCCGAGGAGGAGAAGCGGGGCATCATCAAGCGCGGCGGCCGGTTCCTCTACTCGGTGGTGGAGGCCGACGTGCCGAAGGTGACCATCACCGTCCGCAAGTCCTACGGCGGCGCCTACGCCGTGATGGGCTCGCGGCAGCTGACCGCCGACTTCAACTTCGCCTGGCCGACCGCGCGGATCGCGGTGATCGGCGCCGAGGGGGCGGCGCAGCTGCTGATGAAGCGGTTCCCCGATCCGACCACGCCCGAGGCGCAGCAAATCAAGAAGGACTTCATCGAGGGCTACAACCTCAACATGGCGATCCCGTGGACGGCGGCCGAACGCGGCTTCATCGACGCGGTCATCGACCCGCACGAGACGCGGCTGCTGCTGCGCAAGTCGCTGAAGTTGTTGCGGGACAAGCAGTTGTGGTTCCGCGTCGCCCGCAAGCACGGGCTGATCCCGGTCTAG